One stretch of Enterobacter sp. RHBSTW-00994 DNA includes these proteins:
- the nudK gene encoding GDP-mannose pyrophosphatase NudK has product MTLKIDVIKDKILSENYFVLRNITYDLTRKNGEVIRHKREVYDRGNGATILLYNREKQSVVLIRQFRVATWVNGNPDGRLIETCAGLLDDDEPEVCIRKEAVEETGFEVGEVQKVFELYMSPGGVTEIVHFFIAEYSDAQRTHRGGGVGDEDIDVLEIPFTQALAMVKSGEIRDGKAVILLQYLQTTGLMYADFER; this is encoded by the coding sequence ATGACCCTGAAAATAGACGTGATAAAAGATAAAATCCTGTCTGAAAATTACTTTGTCCTGCGTAACATCACTTATGATTTGACGCGTAAAAACGGTGAAGTGATCCGTCACAAACGCGAGGTCTACGACCGCGGTAACGGGGCAACCATCCTGTTGTACAACCGTGAGAAGCAAAGTGTGGTTCTGATTCGCCAGTTCCGGGTCGCGACATGGGTGAATGGCAATCCTGACGGACGCTTGATCGAAACCTGTGCCGGCCTACTGGACGACGATGAACCGGAAGTGTGCATCCGTAAGGAAGCGGTTGAAGAAACCGGCTTTGAAGTGGGCGAGGTGCAAAAAGTTTTCGAACTCTATATGTCGCCGGGTGGGGTGACCGAAATTGTGCACTTCTTTATTGCTGAATACAGCGATGCCCAGCGTACCCACCGTGGCGGTGGCGTGGGCGATGAAGATATTGATGTGCTGGAAATACCCTTTACCCAGGCTCTGGCGATGGTGAAGTCAGGGGAAATAAGGGACGGTAAGGCAGTGATATTGTTGCAGTATTTACAAACAACCGGGCTTATGTATGCCGATTTCGAACGGTAG
- a CDS encoding DUF1176 domain-containing protein gives MRYCVFIIVIFCALPVPLVWAAPAQQSFSDWQVTCNNQNFCVARNTGEHHGLVMTLSRSAGAKADATLRIDLGGLSSPPVKEPDIAPRLLLDNVPLKLNPPHWHLTPWHLITNDATTITAFLKTIQEGKALVLRNGQQVISLDGLKAALLFIDAQQKRVGSETAWIKKGDEPPLSVPPAPALKEVTQKDSPPVPLSHEELNDLLDYGTWRMNSSQCSLDPNRREVRVTALTDDKALLMISCEAGAYNTVDLAWLVSRKKPFAARSVRLRLPFTPSSDSSEMELMNARFDEKTRELSTLALGRGIADCGIQTRWRFDGQRFRLVRYAEEPSCDNWHGPDAWPTLWITR, from the coding sequence ATGCGCTACTGCGTTTTTATTATTGTCATATTTTGCGCGTTGCCTGTACCTCTGGTATGGGCCGCACCTGCACAACAGTCTTTCTCTGACTGGCAGGTGACCTGTAACAACCAGAATTTTTGCGTTGCACGTAATACCGGCGAACACCACGGTCTGGTCATGACACTCAGCCGCAGCGCCGGGGCAAAAGCAGATGCCACACTGCGTATCGATTTAGGCGGATTATCGTCCCCGCCTGTCAAAGAGCCTGATATCGCCCCCCGATTGTTGCTTGATAACGTGCCATTAAAACTGAATCCACCGCACTGGCACTTAACACCCTGGCATTTGATCACTAACGATGCGACCACCATTACTGCGTTTTTGAAGACCATTCAGGAAGGGAAAGCGCTCGTCCTGCGTAACGGCCAGCAGGTGATTTCCCTGGATGGTCTGAAAGCCGCTTTACTGTTCATTGATGCCCAACAAAAACGTGTGGGTAGCGAAACAGCATGGATTAAAAAAGGGGATGAACCACCTTTGAGTGTACCGCCCGCACCTGCGTTAAAAGAGGTCACCCAAAAAGATTCCCCTCCAGTGCCGTTGTCGCATGAAGAGCTAAACGATCTGCTGGATTACGGTACGTGGCGAATGAACAGCAGCCAGTGTTCACTTGACCCTAATCGCCGGGAAGTTCGTGTCACCGCATTAACCGATGATAAAGCATTACTGATGATCAGTTGTGAAGCGGGAGCTTACAACACGGTCGACCTGGCGTGGCTGGTGTCGCGCAAAAAGCCGTTTGCGGCCAGAAGCGTGCGGTTACGCTTGCCGTTTACGCCGTCCAGTGACAGCAGCGAAATGGAGCTGATGAATGCCCGTTTTGATGAGAAAACCCGTGAGCTGAGCACACTGGCATTAGGGCGTGGAATTGCTGACTGCGGTATTCAGACACGCTGGCGTTTTGATGGTCAGCGTTTTCGTCTGGTACGTTACGCCGAAGAACCAAGCTGCGATAACTGGCATGGGCCAGATGCCTGGCCCACGCTGTGGATCACGCGCTAA
- the amiA gene encoding N-acetylmuramoyl-L-alanine amidase AmiA, with protein sequence MSTFKPLKALTSRRQVLKAGLAALTLTGIAKQAQAKEESTLKTSNGHSKPKAKKPGAKRVVMLDPGHGGIDTGAIGKNGSKEKHVVLAIAKNVRSILRSNGIDARLTRSGDTFIPLYDRVEIAHQHGADLFMSIHADGFTNPSAAGASVFALSNRGASSAMAKYLSDRENRADEVAGKKATDKDHLLQQVLFDLVQTDTIKNSLTLGSHILKKIKPVHRLHSRGTEQAAFVVLKSPSIPSVLVETSFITNPEEERLLGTTAFRQKIANAIASGIISYFNWFDNQKAHSRKR encoded by the coding sequence ATGAGCACATTCAAACCATTAAAAGCACTCACATCGCGTCGTCAGGTTCTTAAAGCGGGGCTGGCGGCCTTAACGTTAACAGGCATCGCAAAGCAGGCTCAGGCAAAAGAAGAGAGCACGCTCAAAACCAGTAACGGACACAGCAAACCGAAAGCCAAAAAACCAGGGGCGAAACGCGTGGTGATGCTCGACCCCGGTCACGGTGGCATCGACACCGGCGCTATTGGTAAAAACGGTTCGAAAGAAAAACATGTCGTGCTGGCGATTGCAAAAAATGTCCGGTCGATTTTACGCAGCAACGGGATTGACGCCCGCCTGACACGCAGCGGTGACACGTTTATTCCGCTCTACGACCGCGTGGAAATTGCCCATCAGCACGGCGCTGATCTGTTTATGTCGATTCACGCTGACGGTTTCACTAACCCCAGTGCGGCGGGCGCATCCGTTTTTGCGCTCTCTAACCGTGGGGCAAGTAGCGCCATGGCGAAGTACCTCTCCGATCGCGAAAACCGAGCGGATGAAGTTGCAGGTAAAAAAGCGACGGACAAAGACCACTTGCTGCAGCAGGTTCTGTTTGATCTTGTCCAGACGGACACCATCAAAAACAGCCTGACGCTTGGCTCACATATTCTGAAGAAGATTAAGCCCGTACATCGACTGCACAGCAGAGGCACAGAACAGGCGGCGTTCGTGGTGCTGAAATCACCGTCGATCCCCTCCGTGCTGGTTGAAACCTCATTTATTACTAACCCGGAAGAAGAGCGTCTGCTTGGCACAACCGCGTTCCGCCAAAAAATTGCAAATGCCATCGCCTCCGGGATAATCAGTTACTTTAACTGGTTTGATAACCAGAAAGCGCACTCCAGGAAACGCTAG
- the maeB gene encoding NADP-dependent oxaloacetate-decarboxylating malate dehydrogenase, translating to MDDQLKQSALDFHEFPVPGKIQVSPTKPLATQRDLALAYSPGVAAPCLEIEKDPLAAYKYTARGNLVAVISNGTAVLGLGNIGALAGKPVMEGKGVLFKKFAGIDVFDIEVDELDPDKFINVVAALEPTFGGINLEDIKAPECFYIEQKLRERMNIPVFHDDQHGTAIISTAAILNGLRVVEKNLSDVRMVVSGAGAAAIACMNLLVALGMQKRNIVVCDSKGVIYKDREPNMAATKAAYAVEDDGKRTLDDVIDGADIFLGCSGPKVLTPEMVQKMARAPMILALANPEPEILPPLAKAVREDAIICTGRSDYPNQVNNVLCFPFIFRGALDVGATAINEEMKLAAVHAIAELAHAEQSEVVASAYGDQDLSFGPDYIIPKPFDPRLIVKIAPAVAKAAMDSGVATRPINDFDAYVDKLTEFVYKTNLFMKPIFSQARADAKRVVLAEGEEARVLHATQELITLGLAKPILIGRPSVIEMRIQKLGLQIKPGVDFEIVNNESDPRFKEYWNEYYAIMKRRGITQEQAQRAVISNTTVIGAIMVHRGEADALICGTIGDYHEHFSVVQEIFGYREGVHTAGAMNALLLPSGNTFIADTYVNDDPTPEQLAEITVMAAETVRRFGIEPKVALLSHSNFGSSKSPAACKMRQTLELVRERAPELMIDGEMHGDAALVESIRNERMPDSPLKGSANVLIMPNVEAARISYNLLRVSSSEGVTVGPVLMGVAKPVHVLTPIASVRRIVNMVALAVVEAQTQPL from the coding sequence ATGGATGATCAGTTGAAGCAGAGTGCCCTCGATTTTCATGAATTTCCTGTTCCGGGCAAAATCCAGGTTTCCCCGACTAAACCGTTGGCCACACAACGCGATCTCGCCCTGGCCTACTCGCCAGGTGTAGCCGCACCTTGCCTTGAGATCGAGAAAGATCCGCTGGCGGCGTACAAATATACTGCGCGTGGCAACCTTGTAGCCGTTATCTCTAACGGTACAGCCGTACTGGGCTTAGGCAATATCGGTGCGCTGGCAGGTAAACCGGTAATGGAAGGGAAGGGCGTACTGTTCAAGAAATTTGCCGGGATTGACGTATTTGATATCGAAGTCGATGAGCTTGATCCCGATAAATTCATCAACGTAGTGGCCGCGCTGGAACCGACATTTGGCGGCATTAACCTTGAAGATATCAAAGCGCCGGAATGTTTCTACATCGAGCAGAAATTGCGTGAGCGTATGAACATTCCCGTGTTTCATGATGACCAGCACGGCACAGCAATTATCAGTACTGCGGCGATCCTGAACGGTTTACGCGTAGTGGAGAAAAATCTTTCTGACGTGCGCATGGTGGTGTCCGGTGCGGGTGCAGCGGCCATCGCCTGTATGAACCTGCTGGTGGCGCTGGGAATGCAGAAGCGCAATATTGTGGTTTGCGACTCCAAAGGCGTGATCTACAAAGATCGTGAGCCAAACATGGCTGCAACCAAAGCGGCTTATGCGGTGGAAGACGACGGCAAGCGTACGCTGGACGATGTGATCGACGGGGCTGATATTTTCCTCGGGTGCTCGGGGCCGAAAGTGCTGACTCCGGAAATGGTGCAGAAAATGGCGCGTGCACCGATGATTCTGGCGCTGGCAAACCCTGAGCCGGAAATCCTGCCGCCGCTGGCAAAAGCGGTGCGTGAAGACGCAATTATTTGTACAGGCCGTTCAGACTATCCAAACCAGGTGAACAACGTGCTGTGTTTCCCGTTCATCTTCCGTGGTGCGCTGGACGTTGGCGCAACGGCCATCAATGAAGAGATGAAACTGGCCGCGGTTCATGCCATTGCCGAACTGGCGCATGCTGAACAAAGCGAAGTAGTGGCTTCTGCCTATGGCGATCAGGATCTGAGTTTTGGCCCGGATTACATTATTCCTAAGCCGTTCGATCCGCGCTTGATTGTCAAAATTGCCCCGGCGGTCGCGAAAGCGGCGATGGATTCCGGTGTGGCGACGCGTCCGATTAATGATTTTGATGCTTATGTGGATAAACTCACCGAGTTTGTCTACAAAACCAATTTGTTCATGAAGCCTATTTTCTCTCAGGCTCGCGCAGACGCAAAACGCGTGGTGCTGGCGGAGGGGGAAGAGGCCCGTGTGCTGCATGCAACACAGGAGCTGATCACGTTAGGGCTGGCGAAACCGATCCTGATCGGGCGTCCGAGCGTGATTGAGATGCGCATTCAGAAGCTGGGCCTGCAAATCAAACCGGGTGTCGATTTCGAGATTGTGAACAACGAATCCGATCCGCGTTTTAAGGAGTACTGGAACGAATACTACGCGATCATGAAACGCCGTGGGATCACCCAGGAGCAGGCTCAGAGAGCGGTGATCAGCAATACCACAGTGATTGGGGCAATCATGGTGCATCGCGGTGAAGCCGATGCGTTGATCTGCGGAACCATTGGTGATTATCACGAGCATTTCAGCGTGGTGCAGGAGATCTTTGGCTACCGTGAGGGTGTCCATACTGCCGGGGCGATGAATGCGTTGCTGTTACCAAGCGGGAACACCTTTATTGCTGATACTTACGTCAATGACGATCCAACTCCTGAGCAACTCGCAGAGATTACCGTCATGGCGGCGGAAACGGTGCGCCGCTTTGGTATTGAGCCAAAAGTGGCCCTGTTGTCGCATTCCAACTTTGGTTCGTCTAAATCACCTGCGGCCTGCAAGATGCGTCAGACCCTGGAGCTGGTGCGCGAGCGTGCCCCGGAGTTGATGATTGACGGTGAGATGCACGGAGATGCCGCCCTGGTAGAAAGCATTCGTAATGAACGTATGCCGGACAGCCCGCTGAAAGGGTCTGCGAATGTGCTGATTATGCCAAATGTAGAAGCGGCACGTATCAGCTACAACCTGTTGCGCGTTTCCAGCTCTGAAGGGGTAACCGTGGGGCCGGTTCTGATGGGCGTGGCGAAGCCGGTACATGTATTAACGCCGATTGCATCCGTACGCCGTATTGTGAACATGGTGGCACTGGCGGTAGTTGAAGCACAGACACAGCCGCTATAA
- the tkt gene encoding transketolase — translation MSRKELANAIRALSMDAVQKANSGHPGAPMGMADIAEVLWNDFLKHNPNDPTWSDRDRFILSNGHASMLLYSLLHLSGYNLPLEELKNFRQLHSKTPGHPEIGYTPGVETTTGPLGQGLANAVGMAVAERTLGAQFNQPDHEIVDHFTYVFMGDGCLMEGISHEACSLAGTLGLGKLIGFYDHNGISIDGETKGWFTDDTAKRFEAYHWHVVHDIDGHDPQAVKKAIQEAQSVKDKPSLIICRTVIGFGSPNKAGKEEAHGAALGEEEVALTRQKLGWKYPAFEIPKEIYKAWDARESGEKAQHAWNEKFAAYKKAYPELADEFTRRMSGGLPKEWEAKTQALIDNLQSNPAKIATRKASQNTLNAIGPVLPELLGGSADLAPSNLTIWSGSKSLKEDIAGNYIHYGVREFGMTAIANGIAHHGGFVPYTATFLMFVEYARNAARMAALMKARQIMVYTHDSIGLGEDGPTHQAVEQLASLRLTPNFSTWRPCDQVEAAVGWKLAVERHNGPTALILSRQNLAQMERTPDQVKNIARGGYILKDSGGKPDVILIATGSEIEITVKAAEKLTAEGHAVRVVSLPSTDIFDAQDEAYRESVLPSSVNARVAVEAGIADYWYKYVGLKGAIVGMTGYGESAPADKLFPYFGFTVENVVEKALSVL, via the coding sequence ATGTCCCGTAAAGAGCTCGCCAATGCCATTCGCGCCCTCAGCATGGATGCCGTACAAAAAGCCAACTCCGGCCATCCTGGCGCACCAATGGGCATGGCTGATATTGCCGAAGTGTTGTGGAATGATTTCCTGAAACACAATCCGAACGATCCGACCTGGTCTGACCGTGACCGCTTTATTCTCTCCAACGGCCACGCTTCTATGCTGCTCTACAGCCTGCTGCATTTATCCGGCTACAACCTGCCGCTGGAGGAGCTTAAAAACTTCCGCCAGCTCCATTCCAAAACACCTGGACACCCGGAAATTGGCTACACGCCTGGCGTTGAAACCACCACCGGTCCACTCGGCCAGGGTTTAGCAAATGCCGTGGGCATGGCGGTAGCCGAACGCACGCTGGGGGCGCAGTTTAATCAGCCGGACCATGAGATTGTCGACCACTTTACCTATGTCTTTATGGGGGATGGTTGCCTGATGGAAGGCATCTCTCACGAAGCCTGTTCTCTGGCGGGTACGCTAGGCTTAGGCAAGTTAATTGGCTTTTATGATCACAACGGCATCTCGATTGACGGTGAAACGAAAGGCTGGTTTACCGACGATACGGCAAAACGGTTCGAGGCCTACCACTGGCACGTGGTACATGACATTGATGGTCACGATCCGCAAGCCGTGAAAAAAGCCATTCAGGAAGCCCAGAGCGTGAAAGACAAACCATCCCTGATTATCTGCCGGACAGTGATCGGTTTTGGCTCCCCCAACAAAGCGGGCAAAGAAGAGGCTCACGGGGCAGCGTTGGGTGAAGAAGAGGTCGCCCTGACTCGCCAGAAACTGGGCTGGAAATACCCGGCATTTGAGATCCCGAAAGAGATCTACAAAGCCTGGGATGCCCGGGAATCAGGCGAAAAAGCACAACACGCGTGGAACGAGAAGTTTGCTGCGTACAAAAAAGCCTATCCCGAACTGGCCGACGAGTTTACCCGTCGAATGAGTGGCGGGCTGCCAAAAGAGTGGGAGGCGAAAACACAGGCTCTTATCGACAATCTGCAATCCAACCCGGCCAAAATCGCCACCCGTAAGGCATCACAAAATACCCTCAACGCAATCGGCCCTGTTCTGCCTGAGCTTCTGGGGGGATCAGCGGATCTGGCTCCCAGCAACCTCACTATATGGTCTGGCTCCAAATCGCTGAAGGAAGATATCGCCGGAAACTACATCCACTACGGCGTGCGTGAATTCGGGATGACCGCAATCGCCAATGGCATTGCCCATCATGGCGGCTTTGTACCTTACACCGCCACCTTCCTGATGTTTGTCGAATACGCGCGTAACGCCGCGCGCATGGCAGCCCTGATGAAAGCCCGGCAGATTATGGTCTATACCCATGACTCTATCGGGCTTGGCGAAGATGGGCCGACACACCAGGCCGTCGAACAGCTGGCCAGCCTGCGTCTGACACCAAATTTCAGCACCTGGCGTCCCTGCGATCAGGTTGAGGCTGCGGTAGGCTGGAAGCTGGCCGTTGAACGCCACAACGGCCCGACGGCACTGATCCTGTCGCGTCAGAACCTTGCGCAAATGGAGCGGACCCCGGATCAGGTCAAAAATATCGCGCGTGGAGGCTATATCTTAAAAGACAGCGGGGGCAAGCCAGATGTCATTTTGATTGCGACAGGGTCAGAGATTGAGATCACAGTGAAAGCCGCGGAAAAACTGACCGCCGAAGGGCATGCGGTGCGTGTGGTCTCTCTGCCCTCGACCGATATCTTTGATGCCCAGGACGAGGCGTACCGCGAGTCGGTCTTGCCTTCCAGCGTGAACGCACGCGTGGCGGTGGAAGCCGGGATTGCCGACTACTGGTACAAATACGTGGGGCTAAAAGGCGCTATTGTCGGCATGACGGGCTACGGTGAATCTGCCCCTGCCGACAAGCTGTTCCCGTATTTCGGCTTTACCGTTGAGAATGTCGTAGAGAAGGCACTGAGTGTGCTTTAG
- the tal gene encoding transaldolase, which translates to MNQLDGIKQFTTVVADSGDIESIRHYQPEDATTNPSLLLKAAELEHYAHLIDDAIAYGKQRGKNQEQQVVEACDKLAVNFGVEILKSIPGRVSTEVDARLSFDKEKSIAKARKLVELYQEQGIDTSRILIKLASTWEGIRAAEVLEKEGINCNLTLLFSFAQARACAEAGVFLVSPFVGRIYDWYQAKQPMDPYVVDEDPGVKSVRNIYDYFKQHRYETIVMGASFRRTEQILALAGCDRLTISPNLLKALQEKEEPVIRKLIPSSTVLPAPKPMTEAELRWEHNQDAMAVDKLAEGIRLFAIDQRKLEDLLAAKR; encoded by the coding sequence ATGAACCAATTAGACGGCATCAAACAATTCACCACCGTGGTTGCCGACAGTGGTGATATCGAATCCATCCGCCACTATCAGCCTGAAGATGCAACCACCAACCCCTCACTGCTGCTAAAAGCGGCAGAGCTTGAGCACTACGCGCACTTGATTGACGACGCCATCGCCTACGGTAAACAACGGGGGAAAAACCAGGAGCAGCAGGTTGTCGAAGCCTGCGACAAGCTGGCGGTTAACTTTGGGGTGGAAATTCTGAAAAGCATTCCGGGCCGTGTTTCAACCGAAGTCGATGCGCGACTCTCTTTTGACAAAGAAAAGAGTATCGCCAAAGCCCGTAAACTGGTTGAGCTCTACCAGGAGCAAGGCATTGATACGTCACGCATTCTGATTAAACTCGCGTCAACCTGGGAAGGCATTCGCGCCGCCGAGGTGCTGGAAAAAGAGGGAATCAACTGTAACCTGACATTGCTGTTTTCGTTTGCACAGGCGCGCGCCTGCGCCGAAGCAGGCGTCTTTTTGGTGTCGCCCTTTGTAGGACGTATCTACGACTGGTATCAGGCTAAACAGCCAATGGACCCGTACGTGGTGGATGAAGACCCCGGCGTGAAGTCCGTTCGCAATATCTACGACTATTTCAAACAGCACCGCTACGAAACCATTGTCATGGGAGCCAGTTTTCGCCGAACAGAACAGATCCTCGCCCTGGCGGGCTGCGATCGACTCACCATTTCCCCCAATCTACTGAAAGCGCTTCAGGAAAAAGAAGAACCCGTCATTCGCAAACTGATCCCTTCATCCACTGTGCTACCTGCACCAAAACCCATGACGGAAGCCGAACTCCGCTGGGAGCACAATCAGGATGCCATGGCTGTCGATAAGCTGGCAGAAGGCATCCGGCTGTTCGCCATTGACCAGCGCAAACTCGAAGATCTTCTCGCCGCCAAACGTTAA
- the aegA gene encoding formate-dependent uric acid utilization protein AegA, giving the protein MNRFIMANSQQCIGCRACEVACVMAHNDEQHVLSERHFHPRITVIKSGATCSPVTCHHCENAPCARSCPNGAISKNNDSVQVNQQKCIGCKACVVACPFGTMEIIVTPLDNGSIKAAAHKCDLCAQRSQGPACIENCPADVLALATPAVLGNLAKSRRLHTAQQEAQPWHGEVVRRELPQTKRQQMQSLVKRGEPDKLSPQERARHFNEIYLPFTAGQAHREASRCLKCGEHSICEWTCPLHNHIPQWIERIKEGDIAGAVELSHQTNCLPEITGRVCPQDRLCEGACTVRDASGAVTIGNIERYISDQALAMGWQPDMSGVSPVDKRVAIIGAGPAGLACADVLVRHGISVTVYDRHPEIGGLLTFGIPAFKLDKSLLARRREIFTAMGVHFKLSCEVGKDVPMSQLLSNYDALFIGVGTYRSMKAGIPHEDAPGVYDALPFLVANTRHVMGLEPTTKEPFIDTQGLNVVVLGGGDTAMDCVRTALRHGAAKVTCAYRRDEANMPGSKKEVKNAKDEGAEFEFNVQPVELVLAADGQVKGIRMLRTILGEPDAQGRRRPVPVEGSEFVMPADAVIMAFGFNPHAMPWLQVQGVNTDDWGRIIASVDSRYRYQTSNPKIFAGGDAVRGADLVVTAMAEGRHAAQGMMDWLQVALPKTH; this is encoded by the coding sequence ATGAATCGTTTTATTATGGCCAACAGCCAGCAATGTATCGGATGTCGCGCGTGTGAAGTCGCCTGTGTCATGGCGCACAATGACGAACAGCATGTCCTGAGCGAGCGCCATTTTCATCCCCGAATTACGGTTATTAAGTCTGGAGCGACGTGCAGCCCGGTGACCTGCCACCATTGTGAAAATGCGCCGTGTGCCCGAAGCTGCCCTAACGGCGCGATCAGCAAGAACAACGACAGCGTACAGGTGAATCAACAAAAATGCATTGGTTGCAAAGCCTGCGTGGTGGCCTGCCCGTTTGGGACCATGGAAATTATCGTCACGCCGCTGGATAACGGCAGCATCAAAGCGGCGGCACATAAATGCGATCTCTGCGCGCAACGGTCACAAGGACCGGCTTGTATTGAAAACTGTCCCGCGGATGTTCTTGCCCTTGCCACACCAGCAGTTTTAGGCAATCTGGCGAAATCGCGTCGTCTGCATACCGCCCAACAGGAGGCGCAGCCGTGGCACGGGGAAGTCGTTCGCCGTGAATTACCGCAAACAAAACGCCAGCAGATGCAGTCGCTGGTGAAGCGCGGTGAACCGGATAAGCTCAGTCCACAAGAAAGAGCCCGTCACTTTAACGAAATCTATCTGCCATTTACTGCAGGCCAGGCTCATCGGGAGGCCTCGCGTTGCCTGAAATGCGGTGAACACAGCATTTGTGAATGGACTTGCCCGCTGCACAACCACATCCCCCAGTGGATTGAACGCATTAAGGAAGGGGATATTGCGGGTGCAGTCGAGCTGTCTCACCAGACGAACTGTTTACCTGAGATCACCGGGCGTGTCTGCCCACAGGATCGCTTATGTGAAGGGGCGTGTACCGTACGGGATGCATCCGGTGCGGTGACTATTGGCAACATTGAGCGCTACATTTCCGATCAGGCGCTGGCCATGGGCTGGCAACCCGATATGAGCGGAGTTTCTCCGGTGGATAAACGCGTTGCCATTATTGGTGCTGGCCCTGCCGGATTAGCCTGTGCCGATGTGCTGGTGCGTCACGGCATCAGCGTGACGGTGTATGACCGACATCCGGAGATCGGCGGGTTACTGACCTTTGGTATCCCGGCCTTCAAGCTGGATAAATCGCTGCTCGCCCGCCGCCGGGAAATTTTTACTGCGATGGGGGTCCACTTTAAGCTGAGCTGCGAAGTTGGCAAAGACGTGCCGATGTCGCAGTTGCTCAGCAATTATGACGCCCTGTTTATTGGCGTAGGGACATATCGCTCCATGAAAGCGGGCATTCCGCATGAAGATGCGCCTGGTGTTTATGATGCGTTACCGTTTTTAGTCGCCAATACGCGTCATGTGATGGGCCTCGAACCGACGACGAAAGAGCCGTTTATCGATACGCAGGGGTTGAACGTGGTGGTGCTGGGGGGCGGTGATACGGCGATGGATTGCGTGCGCACAGCATTACGTCATGGTGCGGCGAAAGTCACCTGCGCCTATCGCCGGGATGAAGCCAACATGCCCGGTTCGAAAAAAGAGGTGAAGAACGCGAAGGACGAAGGGGCCGAATTTGAGTTTAACGTCCAGCCGGTAGAGCTGGTGCTGGCGGCAGATGGGCAGGTAAAAGGTATCCGGATGCTACGCACCATTTTGGGTGAGCCGGATGCGCAAGGACGTCGTCGGCCTGTGCCTGTTGAGGGAAGTGAATTCGTCATGCCAGCTGATGCAGTGATCATGGCGTTTGGTTTTAATCCGCATGCAATGCCCTGGTTACAGGTACAGGGTGTCAACACCGACGACTGGGGACGCATCATCGCCTCCGTTGACAGCCGTTATCGCTACCAAACCAGCAACCCAAAAATTTTCGCGGGTGGCGATGCGGTGCGCGGGGCCGATCTGGTGGTGACTGCAATGGCAGAAGGACGTCATGCCGCGCAGGGAATGATGGACTGGTTGCAGGTTGCATTACCCAAAACACACTAG
- the hemF gene encoding oxygen-dependent coproporphyrinogen oxidase, which produces MKPNAQLVKTFLLQLQDEICQKLAAADGGEFQEDNWQREAGGGGRSRVLRNGGIFEQAGVNFSHVHGDAMPASATAHRPELAGRSFEAMGVSLVVHPHNPFVPTSHANVRFFIAEKPGAEPVWWFGGGFDLTPYYGFEEDAVHWHTTARDLCLPFGEEVYPKYKKWCDDYFYLKHRDEQRGIGGLFFDDLNTPDFDTAFSFMQAVGNGYTDAYLPIIERRKHTDYGVREREFQLYRRGRYVEFNLVWDRGTLFGLQTGGRTESILMSMPPLVRWEYGYDPKEGSPEAALSEFIKVRNWV; this is translated from the coding sequence ATGAAACCCAATGCACAACTGGTAAAAACATTCCTGCTGCAGTTACAGGATGAGATTTGCCAGAAACTGGCCGCGGCCGATGGCGGCGAATTCCAGGAAGATAACTGGCAGCGCGAAGCCGGCGGCGGCGGTCGCAGCCGTGTGTTACGTAACGGCGGTATCTTTGAGCAGGCCGGGGTTAACTTCTCCCATGTTCATGGTGATGCAATGCCCGCCTCAGCCACAGCGCACCGCCCGGAACTGGCAGGACGGAGTTTTGAGGCCATGGGGGTCTCTCTGGTCGTGCATCCGCATAACCCCTTTGTCCCTACCAGCCATGCCAATGTGCGCTTTTTTATTGCTGAAAAACCGGGTGCTGAACCGGTATGGTGGTTTGGCGGCGGTTTCGATTTAACCCCCTACTACGGGTTTGAAGAGGACGCCGTACACTGGCACACCACCGCGCGTGACCTCTGTTTGCCCTTTGGCGAAGAGGTGTACCCGAAATACAAGAAATGGTGTGACGATTACTTTTACCTCAAGCACCGTGACGAACAGCGCGGTATTGGCGGCCTGTTCTTCGATGATTTGAACACGCCTGATTTTGATACCGCCTTCAGCTTTATGCAGGCGGTGGGTAACGGTTATACCGACGCTTATCTGCCAATAATCGAACGGCGTAAACACACCGATTACGGCGTTCGTGAGCGTGAGTTCCAGCTCTACCGTCGCGGGCGTTATGTAGAGTTCAATCTGGTGTGGGATCGCGGCACGCTGTTCGGTCTACAGACGGGTGGACGAACAGAATCTATTCTGATGTCGATGCCGCCACTGGTGCGCTGGGAGTACGGCTACGATCCAAAAGAAGGCAGCCCGGAGGCTGCCTTGAGTGAGTTTATTAAGGTCCGGAACTGGGTTTAA